Proteins from one Oscillatoria nigro-viridis PCC 7112 genomic window:
- a CDS encoding hybrid sensor histidine kinase/response regulator, whose product MLPEQQQRIMGYFIEEAKDHLNTIEQGLLNLQTTIEDPELVNEVFRAAHSVKGGAAMLGLTSIQQTAHRLEDSFKVLKECSVKVDQQLESLFLRIFDTLQGLLEQLSGPFGLTEELGEQMVRELEPVFEELNGHLGGLVGHGEYHPDESIALAVPEPVMAGIGVGAFASSRSFPDSPSVYAPDVRETEDSALQLVFDSDVPARMRELLQEFKQPEGPESRRQLKNICQNLLGTGEQFELPCWIELIQAVSKAIANPENTYRTLAPTVIKDIKQAQELVISGLESSIVPSAKLLSLLPAVQVPETDFEDLLAFAQPSKSGTNVVSVEDEAWELVGSGDVPDGLNKLLPTISGVSIDELFDQLDSGDSNDDSGIRSAQFDEDSAFAESDIETSAFRGSTRTGPEVGAAELNTLADLFDGESPDLDGAWEEEEDLDYAQSSGISAGMLGSDDDNSGDFTDLLFDEYDDTESSETKTTPPIDDLTSLFGEDVLFGEEAEGSAVAAGQTNAGSSQGLTRQQLKTGNGRGGERRDDTAAPARGQADEDALGTLLDEVAAQTSAGVTDNADFDNLFGDLGLSEATGVPAVSSEYSLKSEALDGESQEPAAGGGNSDSADAEALALPVMDDFESISELGEDSDLSELLGITSNFLSSEDEGEENAGDRDRVAGIAQNEERGNVLNMTSNSDLDISADENWLEDAFGMEDESVQSLNLDLDDTDLDALFGDMTSGAISEDEQTVRDRQGATTSREAADLAELFGSVPTGTEYDGEASGQALGGWPNDGNSELLSAGVGVDEGDLGSLFENNGAAVSDQGLTNSAEVEFGALSDDRPESEISNVESDEAAAFDFLEDMFGEGMVHPGDAGAAPDDGATVDVKELSAQPAGDLFDELGADLFDRAEIDVAGESEGEDDLFNALETDFLSADLEPLPAESLDGMFEGDADLLSAMETGATLNNSILMGFDDLLDSIDAEVLVTSELTTGFWDAEDESAQPDSSELEEGSLADFFGEAESGDEDAEEGNFDDLEALLIAGGAGAVIAASGSTNQSPVNTEVFSDLEELLSESATMPEIHGLPATTASKAPRAAADESDDEFGDLEKLLEEPKDGGRQGEGNMGPSAINRPRRNARAGGFGDQTMRVPVKQLDNLSNLMGELVVNRNSLEQDQERMRQFLDNLLHQVTLLSDVSQRTQDFYERSLLEIALLANRQGHRSGWRSEDAAPTRDSTRDSAWRPEEMDRFTPFHSLAQEIIELIVRVRESAADIEFLVDEADQVTRQLRQVTTQLQEGLTRARMKPFAETTDRLFRAVREIAIKCGKQAQLQVEGKDILIDKMIVDQLYDPMTHLVNNAITHGIEAPEVRLAAGKPAVGRITIRAFHQGNQTVVSVSDDGAGIDPQRVKAKAIKQGMLTAAQAQRMSRSEVYDLLFMPGFSTQEQATEYAGRGVGMNVVQTSLQEIRGTVSIDSTIGKGTVFTIRLPLVLSISKALTCISDRARIAFPMDGVEDMIDVPRDQVTTGADGLPCIEWRGQSLPFRPLRDLLAYSRHLGRGSVYGFNTDDDMISVIVLRSAGNFLAVQVDQVSTEQEIVIKPLEGPVPKPIGIAGATVLGDGRIVAIADVLELIDLATGRLRKDTGGTLWDEGDRAAAEAEIEKTEPTVLIVDDSITVRSLLSITFEKSGYRVEEARDGKEAWEKMKSGLPCDIVFCDIEMPRMDGLELLSRMQKDAVLCELPIAMLTSRGADRHRQMAYSLGAKGYFTKPYLEEQLLDAASRMLKGEVVGAPVGV is encoded by the coding sequence ATGCTACCGGAGCAACAACAGAGGATAATGGGCTACTTTATTGAGGAGGCAAAAGACCACCTCAATACGATCGAACAAGGGTTGCTGAATCTGCAAACCACGATCGAAGACCCAGAACTGGTCAACGAAGTATTTAGGGCCGCTCACTCTGTCAAAGGAGGAGCAGCAATGCTGGGGCTGACCAGCATTCAGCAAACAGCTCACCGACTAGAAGATAGTTTTAAAGTATTAAAAGAGTGCAGCGTTAAAGTAGACCAACAGCTAGAGTCCCTGTTTCTGCGAATTTTTGACACATTGCAAGGGCTGTTAGAGCAACTGTCGGGGCCTTTTGGACTGACAGAAGAATTGGGAGAACAGATGGTTCGAGAATTAGAACCAGTATTTGAAGAGCTCAACGGGCACTTGGGGGGACTCGTCGGACACGGAGAATACCATCCAGACGAGAGCATCGCTCTGGCCGTACCCGAACCAGTTATGGCGGGGATCGGAGTCGGGGCGTTTGCCTCATCAAGGAGTTTTCCGGATTCGCCGTCTGTTTACGCACCTGATGTCAGAGAAACAGAAGACAGCGCGCTGCAGCTAGTATTTGACTCGGACGTGCCGGCGAGGATGCGGGAACTCCTGCAAGAGTTCAAACAGCCCGAAGGGCCAGAAAGCAGGCGGCAACTCAAGAACATTTGTCAGAACTTGCTCGGGACAGGGGAACAATTTGAACTGCCCTGCTGGATAGAATTGATCCAAGCTGTATCCAAGGCGATCGCCAACCCAGAAAATACCTACCGCACCTTAGCCCCAACGGTGATCAAAGACATCAAACAAGCGCAAGAACTGGTAATTTCTGGTCTAGAATCGTCGATCGTACCGAGCGCAAAACTTCTGTCGCTGCTGCCGGCTGTTCAGGTTCCAGAAACGGATTTTGAAGACTTGCTGGCCTTCGCTCAACCGAGTAAATCCGGGACAAATGTGGTTTCTGTTGAGGATGAGGCTTGGGAACTGGTGGGTTCGGGCGATGTCCCGGATGGATTGAACAAGTTGCTGCCGACTATTTCTGGGGTGAGTATAGACGAGCTGTTCGACCAACTCGACAGCGGCGACAGCAACGATGACAGTGGCATTCGATCGGCCCAGTTCGACGAGGATTCCGCCTTCGCAGAATCGGATATAGAGACGAGTGCTTTTAGAGGCTCGACCCGCACCGGCCCGGAAGTGGGCGCGGCAGAACTCAACACTTTAGCTGACTTGTTTGACGGCGAGTCCCCGGATCTCGACGGCGCTTGGGAAGAAGAAGAAGACCTCGACTATGCACAGTCTTCAGGGATATCGGCGGGAATGCTGGGGTCAGACGATGACAATTCCGGCGATTTTACTGATTTGTTGTTTGACGAATACGATGATACCGAAAGTTCGGAAACGAAGACGACGCCTCCGATTGACGACCTGACGAGTTTGTTTGGGGAGGATGTGCTGTTTGGAGAGGAGGCAGAGGGTTCGGCAGTAGCTGCAGGTCAGACAAATGCGGGTTCGAGCCAGGGGTTAACTCGCCAACAGCTTAAAACGGGTAACGGTAGGGGCGGTGAGCGGCGAGACGACACCGCGGCCCCAGCGAGGGGACAAGCGGACGAAGATGCTCTCGGTACGCTTTTGGACGAAGTGGCGGCTCAAACTTCTGCAGGTGTTACAGACAATGCTGATTTCGATAACTTGTTCGGCGATTTAGGCTTATCTGAGGCAACGGGTGTGCCGGCAGTCTCTTCGGAGTATTCCCTGAAGTCGGAGGCTTTAGACGGAGAATCGCAGGAGCCTGCTGCGGGGGGGGGCAATAGTGATTCAGCGGATGCCGAAGCGCTTGCTCTGCCTGTAATGGATGATTTCGAGTCGATCTCTGAGCTTGGCGAGGATTCGGATTTGAGCGAGCTGTTGGGGATTACTTCTAATTTCCTTTCTTCAGAAGACGAAGGTGAGGAGAACGCGGGCGATCGAGATCGAGTTGCAGGCATCGCACAAAATGAGGAAAGAGGCAACGTTCTTAACATGACATCAAATTCTGATTTAGATATCTCTGCGGATGAAAACTGGCTAGAAGATGCTTTCGGCATGGAAGACGAGTCTGTGCAATCGCTCAACCTGGATCTGGACGATACGGATTTAGATGCGCTGTTTGGGGATATGACCTCGGGTGCGATTTCGGAGGATGAACAGACTGTGCGGGATCGGCAAGGAGCGACTACTTCCCGAGAAGCCGCAGATTTGGCCGAGCTGTTCGGTTCTGTACCTACAGGTACTGAGTATGACGGAGAAGCTTCGGGGCAAGCCCTTGGGGGCTGGCCCAATGATGGGAATTCAGAATTGCTGAGTGCCGGGGTGGGAGTTGATGAGGGCGACTTGGGGAGTTTGTTCGAGAACAATGGTGCCGCTGTTTCCGACCAAGGTTTGACAAATTCGGCAGAGGTTGAATTTGGGGCTTTGTCCGACGATCGTCCTGAGTCGGAAATTTCAAATGTTGAATCTGATGAGGCCGCAGCTTTCGATTTCTTGGAGGATATGTTTGGGGAAGGCATGGTGCACCCAGGCGATGCTGGAGCGGCGCCAGATGACGGCGCAACTGTGGATGTGAAGGAATTGTCTGCCCAACCTGCCGGTGATTTGTTCGACGAGCTGGGTGCGGATTTGTTCGATCGAGCCGAAATAGATGTTGCCGGAGAGTCTGAGGGCGAAGATGATTTGTTTAATGCCCTGGAAACGGATTTTTTGAGTGCGGATTTAGAGCCGCTGCCTGCAGAATCTCTCGATGGTATGTTTGAGGGCGATGCTGACTTGCTCTCGGCGATGGAAACCGGCGCTACTCTCAACAACTCGATTTTGATGGGTTTTGATGATTTGTTGGATTCCATCGATGCTGAAGTTCTGGTGACTTCGGAACTGACGACGGGCTTTTGGGACGCTGAGGACGAGTCGGCCCAGCCCGATTCCTCGGAGTTGGAAGAGGGGTCGCTGGCCGACTTTTTTGGCGAGGCAGAATCAGGCGATGAGGATGCCGAAGAAGGCAATTTTGACGATTTAGAAGCACTGTTAATTGCCGGTGGTGCTGGAGCTGTTATAGCAGCTTCTGGAAGTACAAATCAGAGTCCGGTAAATACAGAAGTTTTCTCGGATCTCGAAGAGCTCCTCAGCGAGAGCGCAACTATGCCGGAAATTCACGGGCTACCGGCGACCACTGCTAGTAAAGCTCCCCGCGCTGCCGCCGATGAGAGCGACGACGAATTTGGCGATTTGGAAAAACTGCTGGAAGAACCCAAGGACGGCGGCCGCCAAGGGGAAGGCAATATGGGGCCCTCGGCGATCAACAGACCCAGGCGGAATGCCCGCGCGGGCGGGTTCGGCGACCAGACGATGCGGGTGCCGGTCAAGCAACTGGACAACCTCAGCAATTTGATGGGGGAACTGGTTGTGAACCGCAACAGTTTGGAGCAAGACCAAGAACGGATGCGGCAGTTTTTGGACAATTTGCTGCACCAGGTAACGCTGCTGAGCGATGTGAGCCAGCGGACTCAGGATTTCTACGAGCGGAGTCTTTTGGAGATTGCTTTGCTGGCAAACCGGCAGGGACACCGATCGGGCTGGCGCTCTGAGGATGCGGCCCCAACCAGGGACAGTACCAGGGACAGTGCCTGGAGACCGGAGGAAATGGACAGGTTTACTCCTTTCCACAGTTTGGCTCAGGAGATTATCGAGCTGATCGTGCGGGTGCGGGAGTCGGCGGCGGACATTGAGTTTTTGGTGGATGAGGCGGATCAGGTGACTCGCCAACTGCGACAAGTCACTACTCAACTGCAAGAAGGTTTGACTCGCGCCCGGATGAAGCCGTTTGCGGAGACGACGGACAGGCTGTTCCGGGCGGTGCGGGAAATTGCGATTAAGTGCGGGAAGCAAGCTCAGTTGCAGGTTGAGGGTAAGGATATTTTGATCGACAAGATGATTGTGGATCAGCTTTATGACCCGATGACTCACTTGGTGAACAATGCGATTACTCACGGGATCGAAGCGCCGGAGGTGCGTCTGGCGGCTGGGAAGCCTGCTGTCGGCAGGATTACGATTCGCGCTTTCCACCAAGGGAACCAAACGGTGGTTTCGGTTTCTGACGACGGGGCGGGAATTGACCCGCAAAGGGTGAAGGCGAAGGCGATTAAGCAGGGTATGCTGACGGCGGCTCAGGCTCAGAGGATGTCTCGCTCGGAAGTTTACGATTTGCTGTTTATGCCCGGTTTCAGCACTCAGGAACAGGCGACGGAGTATGCAGGCCGGGGGGTCGGTATGAATGTGGTGCAGACTTCCTTGCAGGAGATTCGGGGAACTGTGTCGATCGATTCAACCATCGGCAAGGGGACTGTGTTTACCATCCGTTTGCCTCTGGTGTTGAGCATTTCTAAGGCTCTGACTTGCATTAGCGATCGCGCTCGCATTGCTTTCCCGATGGATGGGGTCGAGGATATGATCGATGTGCCTCGCGATCAGGTGACGACGGGGGCCGACGGTTTGCCTTGCATTGAGTGGCGGGGTCAAAGCTTGCCGTTCCGGCCGCTGCGGGATTTGCTGGCTTACAGCCGCCATTTGGGCCGGGGCAGTGTTTACGGGTTTAATACTGACGATGACATGATTTCGGTGATCGTGCTGCGCTCTGCTGGCAATTTCTTGGCGGTGCAGGTGGATCAGGTTTCGACGGAACAGGAAATTGTGATCAAGCCGTTGGAGGGGCCGGTGCCGAAGCCGATCGGGATTGCTGGGGCCACCGTGCTCGGGGACGGTCGGATCGTGGCGATTGCGGATGTTCTGGAACTGATCGATTTGGCTACGGGAAGGCTGCGGAAGGACACTGGCGGTACGCTTTGGGATGAGGGCGATCGGGCTGCTGCCGAGGCGGAAATCGAGAAGACTGAGCCTACTGTGCTGATTGTGGATGATTCGATTACCGTGCGATCGCTGTTGTCGATTACTTTCGAGAAGTCTGGCTATCGTGTGGAAGAAGCCCGCGACGGTAAGGAAGCTTGGGAAAAGATGAAATCTGGTCTGCCTTGCGATATCGTTTTCTGCGATATTGAAATGCCGAGAATGGACGGTTTGGAACTGCTTTCTCGGATGCAGAAAGATGCTGTTTTGTGTGAATTGCCGATCGCGATGTTAACTTCTCGCGGTGCTGACAGACACCGCCAAATGGCTTACAGTTTGGGCGCGAAGGGCTATTTCACTAAGCCTTATTTGGAGGAGCAATTGCTTGATGCTGCTTCTCGGATGTTGAAAGGTGAGGTTGTTGGTGCTCCGGTTGGTGTTTAA
- a CDS encoding Rid family detoxifying hydrolase, translated as MKAEELLERYAAGQRNFQKADLREENLKGADLSGIDLYGSNLSGADLSEANLTLVNFNSANLIKASLTNANLSSLVGASSANLGWADLSGADLSWANFSSATLNYANLERGTLTGANFNNAKLFGVNLDEANLSSASLDSADIRVASLHKANLSKANLNKADLTEAYLVEADLTLANLNEAILTSAKLQKAKFQKANLHKVNLSRMNLTKANLEQAKLDSTNLKYACLQGANLERANLRSSNLTGANLIKANLKRVDFSWCDCYGWDIENADLTGAIMPDGEIYQPETSDGELYQPETSEKLFQKMTSMTRKIIRTDKAPAPVGPYNQAIAATGTMLFVAGQIAIDIRLNDIVYTDDVAKQTEQVMANIEAILTAAGATWLDVVKTTVFLKDMNDFATVNAVYGKYFDEATAPARACVEVSRLPKDVLVEIDCIAVI; from the coding sequence ATGAAAGCTGAAGAACTTTTAGAAAGATACGCAGCAGGACAGCGCAACTTTCAAAAAGCAGACCTTAGAGAAGAAAACCTCAAAGGTGCGGACTTGAGTGGAATAGATCTATACGGTTCCAATCTATCGGGTGCAGACTTGAGTGAAGCAAATCTAACTCTAGTAAACTTTAATAGTGCCAATCTTATTAAAGCATCCCTGACAAATGCTAATTTGAGCAGTTTAGTAGGCGCTTCTTCAGCAAATTTGGGTTGGGCAGACCTGAGTGGTGCAGATTTGAGTTGGGCCAACTTTAGTAGTGCTACTTTAAATTATGCTAATTTAGAGCGGGGAACTCTGACAGGAGCCAACTTTAATAACGCTAAATTGTTTGGTGTCAATTTAGACGAAGCAAATCTGAGCAGTGCAAGTTTAGATAGTGCTGACATACGTGTAGCTTCTTTGCATAAAGCGAACCTAAGTAAAGCGAATTTGAATAAGGCTGATTTGACTGAGGCATACTTAGTGGAAGCTGACTTAACTCTGGCAAATTTGAATGAGGCGATATTGACATCGGCCAAACTTCAAAAAGCTAAATTCCAGAAAGCTAATCTGCACAAAGTGAATCTGTCAAGAATGAATTTGACTAAGGCCAATTTAGAACAAGCAAAACTGGACAGTACAAATCTAAAATATGCTTGTCTGCAAGGTGCAAATCTAGAAAGAGCCAATCTACGATCTTCTAATTTGACCGGAGCTAATCTGATAAAAGCAAACTTAAAAAGGGTAGACTTTAGTTGGTGTGATTGTTATGGCTGGGATATTGAAAATGCAGACTTAACTGGTGCTATAATGCCCGATGGAGAAATCTACCAGCCTGAAACCTCTGACGGAGAACTCTACCAGCCGGAAACCTCCGAAAAATTATTCCAAAAAATGACATCTATGACGCGCAAAATTATTCGTACTGACAAAGCACCGGCACCCGTGGGCCCATACAATCAAGCGATCGCCGCTACGGGCACTATGCTGTTTGTAGCAGGCCAAATTGCGATCGACATTAGACTAAACGATATTGTCTACACCGACGACGTGGCAAAACAAACCGAACAAGTTATGGCAAATATCGAAGCGATTCTCACAGCAGCGGGCGCTACTTGGTTGGATGTGGTAAAAACTACGGTTTTTCTCAAAGATATGAATGATTTTGCCACTGTGAATGCGGTTTATGGGAAATATTTTGATGAGGCAACTGCACCGGCGCGCGCTTGTGTGGAGGTTTCGCGTTTGCCGAAAGATGTGTTAGTTGAGATTGACTGTATTGCCGTGATTTGA
- a CDS encoding polyribonucleotide nucleotidyltransferase translates to MVEIDKSISFDGRDIRLKIGLLAPQAGGAVLIQSGDTAVLVTATRSQGREGIDFLPLLVDYEERLYAGGKIPGGFLRREGRPPEKVTLTGRLIDRPLRPLFPSWLRDDIQVVATTVSMDEQVPPDVLAVTGASVAILLGKMPFYGPMAAVRVGLVGDDFIINPTYSEIKEGELDLVVAGSPDGVIMVEAGANQLPEQDIIEAIDFGYEAACDLIQAQREIMAELGIDLVVEERPSLDSALENFIRDRAQEPIRTILSRFEKDKTIRNAALDEVKANAVEAAIAELPEEDPVKLAATANTKAIGNVFKDVTKKIMRQQILEDGVRVDGRKLDEVRPVSCRVGVLPSRVHGCALFNRGLTQVLSAATLGTPGDAQDLGDDLHPQQDKRYLHHYNFPPFSVGETKPMRSPGRREIGHGALAERALLPVLPSKEDFPYVIRVVSEILSSDGSTSMGSVCASTLALMDAGVPLSQPVSGAAMGLIKEGDEVRILTDIQAIEDFLGDMDFKVAGTDTGITALQMDMKIKGLPLDVIATAIRQAKPARLHILERMLATIDTPRKEMSPFAPRLLTLKIDPEFIGLVIGPGGKTIKAITEETGVKIDIEDDGTVTIAGNDSEKAQRAYNIVQGMTRKLNAGDVYVGRVTRIIPIGAFVEILPGKEGMIHISQLADYRVGKVEDELAVNDEVIVKVREIDNKGRINLTRLNIHPDEAVAAREALNK, encoded by the coding sequence ATGGTAGAGATAGACAAGTCAATATCCTTCGATGGACGGGATATTAGACTGAAGATTGGTTTACTAGCGCCTCAAGCAGGCGGTGCAGTTTTGATTCAGTCAGGTGACACGGCGGTTTTGGTGACAGCGACTCGATCGCAGGGGAGAGAAGGAATTGATTTCCTGCCCCTGTTGGTGGATTACGAAGAGAGACTCTACGCTGGCGGTAAAATTCCCGGTGGATTTTTGCGAAGGGAAGGGCGTCCCCCCGAAAAAGTGACTTTGACTGGCCGTTTGATCGATCGACCGCTGCGCCCGCTATTTCCAAGCTGGCTGCGAGATGACATTCAAGTTGTAGCCACAACGGTTTCGATGGACGAACAAGTACCGCCGGACGTTTTGGCGGTGACGGGGGCTTCGGTGGCGATACTGCTGGGGAAAATGCCGTTTTACGGGCCGATGGCGGCAGTGCGAGTCGGTTTGGTAGGGGACGATTTCATCATCAACCCAACTTACAGCGAAATCAAAGAAGGCGAGTTGGATCTGGTGGTAGCCGGTTCTCCTGATGGAGTAATCATGGTGGAAGCCGGCGCCAACCAATTGCCGGAACAGGATATCATCGAGGCGATCGACTTCGGCTACGAAGCAGCCTGTGACTTGATTCAAGCCCAGCGCGAAATTATGGCAGAATTGGGGATCGATTTGGTGGTAGAGGAACGGCCATCCCTAGACTCGGCCCTGGAAAACTTTATTCGCGATCGCGCCCAAGAACCCATCCGCACCATTTTGTCAAGATTTGAAAAAGACAAAACAATACGGAATGCAGCATTGGACGAAGTTAAGGCAAATGCAGTCGAAGCTGCGATCGCCGAACTCCCGGAAGAAGACCCGGTAAAACTAGCGGCCACCGCCAACACCAAGGCGATCGGCAACGTTTTCAAAGACGTTACCAAAAAAATCATGCGCCAGCAAATCCTCGAAGATGGCGTCCGCGTAGACGGCCGCAAGCTAGACGAGGTGCGACCCGTTTCTTGTCGCGTAGGCGTGCTGCCGTCGCGAGTACACGGCTGTGCGCTGTTTAATCGGGGGTTGACCCAAGTCTTGTCCGCAGCTACCCTGGGAACCCCGGGCGACGCCCAAGACTTAGGAGACGACTTGCACCCGCAGCAAGACAAACGCTACTTGCATCACTACAATTTCCCGCCGTTTTCGGTAGGAGAAACCAAGCCGATGCGATCGCCCGGGCGGCGAGAAATCGGTCACGGAGCCCTGGCAGAACGCGCTTTGCTGCCGGTTTTGCCATCCAAAGAAGATTTCCCCTACGTCATTCGCGTAGTTTCAGAAATCCTTTCTTCCGACGGTTCCACCTCAATGGGTTCAGTTTGCGCCTCAACGCTAGCATTAATGGATGCAGGCGTTCCCCTTTCCCAACCCGTCAGCGGCGCGGCAATGGGCTTAATTAAAGAAGGCGATGAAGTCCGAATTTTGACTGACATTCAGGCAATTGAAGACTTCTTAGGCGACATGGACTTCAAAGTAGCCGGTACCGACACCGGGATTACTGCTTTGCAGATGGACATGAAAATCAAAGGTTTACCCTTAGATGTGATAGCCACCGCCATCCGCCAAGCAAAACCGGCCAGACTGCACATTTTAGAAAGAATGCTGGCAACCATCGACACTCCCCGCAAGGAAATGTCGCCGTTTGCACCGCGCTTGCTAACCCTGAAAATCGATCCAGAATTTATCGGTTTGGTAATTGGGCCAGGTGGCAAAACGATCAAAGCCATCACCGAAGAAACCGGTGTCAAAATTGACATCGAAGACGACGGAACCGTGACAATTGCTGGCAACGACAGCGAAAAAGCTCAACGGGCTTACAACATTGTCCAAGGCATGACGCGCAAGTTGAATGCAGGAGACGTGTATGTCGGCCGCGTAACTCGAATTATTCCGATCGGCGCTTTTGTGGAAATTTTGCCCGGAAAAGAAGGAATGATTCACATTTCCCAGTTAGCGGACTACCGCGTCGGGAAAGTGGAAGACGAGTTAGCTGTAAACGATGAAGTGATTGTCAAAGTGCGAGAAATTGACAATAAAGGTCGAATTAATTTGACCCGCTTGAATATTCATCCCGACGAAGCGGTAGCCGCCCGCGAAGCGCTGAATAAATAG